The window CACGTCGACGCTGACTGGAAAGAAGATCGACTCCGTCCAGCTCACGCACAAACTCGACCACACGGTCAACCAGGACTGCAGCCTGGACTATTACGGCCCGAAGGTCGAGATTCACCGTAGCGACGGGTTCACGACCACGACGACGTGGGCGAATCAGCCGGGCGCGATAGGTGGGCTGCTGGCGGCAAACAACCAGGCCATGGGGCACGACAGCTACTGCTCGGGAACCAAGAATCAAGAGTGGAGCCTGGGTAGCCTCGCGGGCGCCCTCGAGACCGGCATCGGAACGCTGAACCTGCGGATTCGCTCAGAGGATGAGACCAACCGCAACGGTTGGCGGGTCTACAACAACGGCGGACTGCGTCCCGCGCTTCGGGTGGACTACCGGGACTATCCGGCCACCCCGACGAACCTGTCGATCACGCACTCGAACAACTGGGGAGCCGAGGGCTGGTACACGCGGCGCACCACGCCGGCGGTGGTGGCGTTGTTCACCAACCCCAACGCCGGACCGGTGCATTCCCGGTTCGAGATCTGGCAGGGCGCCACCAAGCGCTGGGAGTACAAGGTCAACGAGGGCACCGCCCCGCAGTGGTCCTCCCGCACCGTTCCCGCTACGGCGGGGCTGCAAAACGGCGGAGTGTATCAGCTGCGCGCGTACGGGCTGGATTCCGAGGCCGGCGAGGCCACGATCGAGTCCAAGACCCCTGCGGTGTTGAACTTCCGCGTCGACACCCAAGCCCCGGCGGCGCCCACGGTGACGACCCCGGCCGAGGCGAACCCTGCGCAGAAGTGCGTGATCGGGCACGCCTGCTCGTTCACGATGAGCGGTGGGTCGGATGTGGTCGCATTCCAGTACGGGATCAACACCGACACCCCGGTCACCAAGGTCGCTACGAGCGGCGGCGCGCTCAAGACCGTAACCCCGACCCCGGCCACTTTCGGGCCGGGTTGGTTCACCGCCTACGCCCTGGACAAAGCTGGCAACGTGTCCGCGCCGAGGGTGGCGGACGTCCGGGTCGAGAGCTCGCGGCTGGCTCATAAGTGGAACCTCGACGGTGACGGCGCCGACTCCGGCGAGCACGGCGGGAACCCGGCAAAGACCTATCCGCTGACCTTCTACGGCAGCCCGGGATGGCGCGACGACACTGCCATGGAGCTCGACGGGTCCGACCGGGCCTTGAACCTGGACGGCAACGACTGGGCCGCTACCGGTAACAGCGTTGCCGGCGCCCCGACGGCTGAGGGGTTCGATCTGCGCACCGACCGAGACTTCGCGCTCTCGGCCTGGGTCCGACTGGATGACACCGGCCAGGACGCGTGGGTGGCAAGTTCGCAGGGTGACGCCGCAGGCCCGGCCGCGAACGCGGCCGTCATGGGTCTGGGTTACAGCAACGGAAACTGGATCTTCCGGGTCAGGACGCCGACCGGTGTGGTGCCGCTGGCGGACCCGGACGACCGAAGACTGGTCGACTACGCCGGACCGTCCGAGCCGCAGCTATTGCCGCCGCCAACGACGCCACCGCCCGACTCGTATCAGATCAGCGTCCCGGCTACCGGCCCGGACGGTCAGAGCGTCACGGGCCACTGGGTGCACCTGGTCGCCATGTTCGATGATCGGTCCTCCGACGAGTCAGATCTCGGACCGCCCGAGATCAGCCTGTGGGTCAACGGACGCAAGGTCGCCGCGGTCGGTGACCCCCGCCTGCCCGAAACGGTGTTCCTGAACCGGCCGGGGTTGCTTATCGGACGCACGGTCGGCTCCCCTGAGGGGTTTTGGCGCGGCGGGATCGATGACGTGCGCGTGTTCCCCGGCATCCTCGACCGCGGCCAGGTCATCCGCATCGCCAGCGAACGTCGGCCACTATGAGCAGGCACTTCAGCATCACGCAGTTCTGACTGAGCGTCATCGCGACCGGGTAAGTGGGGAGAGCCAGGATGAGCAGGATCGGCACGGCGGCGACCTCGGGCGCGGCCCGGGTCGGTGCAGCCGCGCTCGCGCTCGCGCTGTTCGCCACCCTCACCGACCCGGCCCGCGCCGTTCTGGAGGAGGACAAGCCGGGCCGCGACGCACCGGCGGTGCAGCGCACCACCCCGGCCAAGGGCAAGAGCGTCACCGGTAAGGCACCGGTCATCCGCCCGGTCGCGGACCCGGCACCACGGACCACGTGGCCGCAACCGGGGCAACGCCAGGTCACCGTCCCCGAGGCGGATGCCGGTGCGGACACCAGCAGTAAGACCCAGGAGGATGCGAAGAACTCGGACGCGCCCACACCGCCGGGGCCCGCATTCACGCGAGCGGGCGACTGGCCGGTCTGGGTGGGTGACCCGGACAGCAAGGCGGCCCGCAAGACCGGCGCCCCCGCGGCGCGGGGCCGTCGCGCCCCGGCAGCGGTCACGGTTGCCGTCGCAGACCGGAGTTCTTCGGAGGCGGCCGGCATCCCTGGGTTGTTGGTGCATGTGCGCCCGG of the Sporichthya polymorpha DSM 43042 genome contains:
- a CDS encoding LamG-like jellyroll fold domain-containing protein, which translates into the protein MPAVAVLAAAALGFATLGAPAEIAARLTSEGSERAPEPDGEDPGPLSEREAAQLAAERGAPVEATALTDERRVVMATPSGAFSAELSLYPARVKNTKGGWDPVDLTIVARPDGSVGPAVAPVPMSFSGGGDGAGLARMSHAGGSLQLGWRGSLPAPVLSGSVAVYRSVEPGVDLVAKATELGLSTYLVIHDAAAARNPRLRAITFDLNVSGAQVTSGEDGEITVRNDRGPVFRAEPAMAWDSAGLAGTATDVESESESDSARSTAKGPGKDPGMAGPEMSGPGGRKIPGGATREEAAAAAPLSPRGNRPPRPIAVEATAKTITLRPGTLLTDASTVYPLVLDPVWQAYPDNDRQPAWAMVWSNGQQWFNSTTQDPRVGYDGWSSATKKSRVFYRFSTSTLTGKKIDSVQLTHKLDHTVNQDCSLDYYGPKVEIHRSDGFTTTTTWANQPGAIGGLLAANNQAMGHDSYCSGTKNQEWSLGSLAGALETGIGTLNLRIRSEDETNRNGWRVYNNGGLRPALRVDYRDYPATPTNLSITHSNNWGAEGWYTRRTTPAVVALFTNPNAGPVHSRFEIWQGATKRWEYKVNEGTAPQWSSRTVPATAGLQNGGVYQLRAYGLDSEAGEATIESKTPAVLNFRVDTQAPAAPTVTTPAEANPAQKCVIGHACSFTMSGGSDVVAFQYGINTDTPVTKVATSGGALKTVTPTPATFGPGWFTAYALDKAGNVSAPRVADVRVESSRLAHKWNLDGDGADSGEHGGNPAKTYPLTFYGSPGWRDDTAMELDGSDRALNLDGNDWAATGNSVAGAPTAEGFDLRTDRDFALSAWVRLDDTGQDAWVASSQGDAAGPAANAAVMGLGYSNGNWIFRVRTPTGVVPLADPDDRRLVDYAGPSEPQLLPPPTTPPPDSYQISVPATGPDGQSVTGHWVHLVAMFDDRSSDESDLGPPEISLWVNGRKVAAVGDPRLPETVFLNRPGLLIGRTVGSPEGFWRGGIDDVRVFPGILDRGQVIRIASERRPL